GTGACGCACCCGACTGTTCCCGGATCGGCAAGCGACCGCTTAGTATGCGGGCGGACCCGGTCAGACGAAGCAGTCCCGTGGAGGCCCCGCATGCAGGCATGGCAAGTGCACGAGAACGGCGAGCCCGGTGAGGTGATGCGCCTGGCGGAGGTGGAGCGGCCCGTGCCCGGCGACGGCCAGGTACTGCTGCGCGTGCGGGCCGCCAACGTCAACTTCCCGGACACGCTGCTGTGCCGGGGCCAGTACCAGGTGCGCCCGCCGCTGCCCTTCACACCGGGCGTGGAGGTCTGCGCCGAGACCGAGGACGGCCGCCGGGTGATCGCCACCCCCGCGCTGCCGTACGGCGGTTTCGCCGAGTACGCCGTCGCCGACGCCCGCGCCCTGCTGCCCGCGCCCGGGTCGCTGGACGACGCGGAGGCCGCCGCGCTGCACATCGGCTACCAGACCGGCTGGTTCGGCCTGCACCGCAGGGCGCACCTCGAAGCGGGGGAGACCCTGCTCGTGCACGCCGCCGCCGGCGGAGTCGGCAGCGCCGCCGTGCAGCTCGGCAAGGCCGCCGGGGCCACGGTCATCGGCGTCGTGGGCGGCGCGGACAAGGTCGCGGTGGCCCGGGAGCTGGGCTGCGACGCGGTGGTCGACCGCCGCGCCGAGGACGTCGTCGCCGCCGTGAAGGAGGCGACCGGCGGCCGGGGCGCCGACGTGGTCTACGACCCCGTCGGCGGCGAGGCGTACGCCCAGTCCGCCAAGCTGGTCGCCTTCGAGGGCCGGATCGTGGTCGTCGGCTTCGCCAGCGGCACCATCCCGAACCCGGGCCTCAACCACGCCCTGGTGAAGAACTACTCGATCCTGGGCCTCCACTGGGGCCTGTACGCCGCCAAGGACCCCGGGCTGGTGCTGCACTGCCACGAACGGCTCACCGAACTGGCCGCGCGCGGCGCCGTCAAGCCCCTGGTGAGCGAGCGGGTGCCGCTGGAGGAGGCCGCGGCCGCCGTGCAGCGCGTGGCCGACGGCGTGACCACCGGCCGGATCGCCGTACAGCTGGAGAACGGAGCCGCCGCATGACCGACGCCGGAGAACTGCGCCGCCGCACGCGCGAGCTGCTGGCGGAGCACCCGCCCGCGAGCACCGGCCGGCTGGAGTTCCTGCAGGCCCGGTTCGACGCCGGCCTGGCCTGGGTGCACTACCCCGAGGGCCTCGGCGGTCTCGGCGCCCCGCGCTCCCTGCAGGCCGTCGTGGACGCCGAACTGGAGGCCGCGGGGGCCCCCGACAACGACCCCCGGCGCATCGGCATCGGCCTCGGCATGGCCGCGCCGACCATCCTGGAGTACGGCACCGAGGAGCAGAAGCGGCGCCACCTGCGCCCGCTGTGGACGGGCGAGGAGGTCTGGTGCCAGCTCTTCAGCGAGCCCGGGGCCGGCTCCGACCTGGCCGCGCTCGGGACGCGGGCCGTCCGGGAGGGCGACGAGTGGGTCGTCGACGGGCAGAAGGTGTGGACGTCGAGCGCCCACCTGGCCCGCTGGGCCATCCTCATCGCCCGCACCGACCCGGGCGTGCCGAAGCACGCGGGCATCACCTACTTCCTCTGCGACATGACCGACCCGGGCGTCGAGGTCCGCCCGCTGCGCCAGATCACCGGCGAGGCCGAGTTCAACGAGGTCTTCCTCACCGGCGTCCGCATCCCCGACTCCCGCCGCCTGGGCGAGGTCGGCGACGGCTGGCGGGTCGCCCAGACCACGCTGATGAACGAGCGCGTCTCCATCGGCGGCATGCGCCTGCCCCGCGAGGGCGGCATGATCGGCCTGGTCGCGAAGACCTGGCGCGAGCGCCCCGAACTGCGCACGCACGAGCTGCACCAGCGCCTGCTGAAGCTGTGGGTCGAGGCCGAGGTCTCCCGCCTCACCGCCGAGCGCCTGCGCCAGCAGCTCGCCGTCGGCCAGCCCGGCTACGAGGGCTCCGGCATGAAGCTCGCCTTCGCCCGCCTCAACCAGGAGATCAGCGGCCTGGAGGTCGAACTGCGCGGTGAGGAGGGCCTGCTGTACGACGACTGGACCATGCGCCGCCCCGAACTGGTCGACTTCACCGGCCGGGACGCCGGGTACCGCTACCTGCGGGCCAAGGGCAACAGCATCGAGGGCGGGACCAGCGAGGTCCTGCTGAACATCGTCGCCGAGCGCGTCCTGGGCCTGCCCGCCGAGCCGCGCACCGACAAGGACCTCGCCTGGAAGGACCTCGCCCGATGACGGATCTTCTCTACTCCGAGGAGGAGGAGGCGCTGCGCGCCGCCGTCCGCGACCTGCTCACGGACCACTGCGCCGCCGCGGACGTCATCGCGCGCACCGAGTCGGACGCCCCGCACGACCTCGCCCTGTGGAAGTCCCTGGCGGACGGCATGGGCCTCGCCGGACTCCTGGTGCCCGAGGCGCAGGGCGGCCACGGCGCCACCCACCGCGAGGCGGCCGTCGTGCTGGAGGAACTGGGCCGGGCGGTCGCCCCCGTGCCGTACCTCACCAGCGCGGTCGTGGCCACCGAGGCCCTGCTCGCCTGTGGGGACGGGGAACTGCTGGGCCGCCTGGCCTCCGGGCGCACCCTCGCCGCCCTCGCGGTCGGGCTGCACACCGCCCCGGGCACCGCCCCGAAGACCGCACGGCGGGACGGCGGCGCCCTGCACGGCGAGTTGACCGCCGTCGCCGACGCCGCCGTCGCCGACGTCCTGCTCGTCCCGGCCGACGACGGCGGGCTGTACGCCGTGGCCGCCGACGCCGTGACCGTCACCGCGCAGGTCTGCCTGGACCCGACCCGTCCGCTGGCCACCGTCACCCTCACGAGTGCCCCGGGCCGCCGGATCGGCGACGCGGAACCGGCCGTACGACGCGCCCTGCGGGCCGGCGCCGGACTGCTCGCCTCCGAGCAACTGGGCGTCGCGGAATGGGCGTTGACCGAGACGGTCCGCTACCTGAAGGAGCGCAAGCAGTTCAACCGGCCGGTCGGCGGCTTCCAGGCGCTCAAGCACCGGCTCGCCCAACTGTGGCTGGAGGTCGTCAACCTGCGGGCCGCCGCCCGCGCCGCCGCCGACGCCCTGTCCGGCGGTGCGGACACCGACATCCCGGTGGCCGTCGCCCAGGCCTACGCCGCCCCCGCCGCCGTACGCGCCGCCGAGGAGGCGCTGCAGCTCCACGGCGGCATCGGCATGACCTGGGAACACCCCGTCCACCTCCACCTGAAGCGGGCCAAGGCCGACTCGATCGCCTACGGCACCGCCGGCGCCCACCGGGAGGCACTGGCCGAGCTGGTCGACCTCCGGGCGCCCTGACACCGGCCCCGGACGAAGCCCGCCCCACCCGGGGGGCGGGCTTCCGCGCGTCCGCGCCCGGGTGAAGTGAACAGCGGGCAGCGGTCCGGCCAACTCCCCGTGGGCGCGGGTCCGCTGAGCGGTGGGCGCACGCATACTCTCCCCGGTCCCGTCCGGTACCCGAGGGAGACAGGGCATGGCCCCCACCACCCGCCGCAGAGCCCCCACCACCCTCGGTGCCGCCCTCGCGGGCACCGCCGCCCTGCCCGCGGCCCGGGCCCGGGCGCTCGGGGGCCACCGCGGCCTGCGTCCGCTGCGGCACGCCCACGCCCACAACGACTACGACCACCCGCGGCCCCTCCTCGACGCCCTCGACCACCGCTTCGGCAGTGTCGAGGCCGACGTCTTCCTCGTCGGCGACCGGCTGCTCATCGGCCACGCCGCCGAGCTGGATCCGGCCCGCACCCTCGAATCCCTCCACCTCGACCCGCTCGCCGCCCGCGTACGGGCCAACCGGGGCCGGGTGTACCGGGGGTGGCACCGGTCCGTGCAGCTCCTCGTGGACATCAAGACCGAGGGCTCCTCGGCGTACCGCGAACTCGACCGCCACCTGAGGCGCCACCCGCACCTGTTCACCACCTGCGCGCGCGGCCGGGTGCACCCGGGCCCGGTCACCGTCGTCGTCTCCGGCGACCGCGCCGCCCGCGCGCCCATGGAGGCCCAGGGCGAGCGCCGCGCCTTCCACGACGGCCGGCTCACCGACCTCGGCAGCGCCGCCCCCGCCTCCTTCGCCCCGCTGATCAGCGACAACCGGACACTCCACTTCACCTGGCAGGGCGAGGGACCCTTCCCGGACGCCGAGCGGCGAAAGCTGCGGAGCATCGCCGGGGCCGCGCACGCGCACGGGCAGCGGGTGCGGTTCCGGGCCACCCCGGACACCCCCGGACCGGCCCGGGACGCCCTGTCGACCGAACTGCTCGCCACCGGCGTCGACTTCCCGAACACCGACGACCTCGCCGGCCTGGAGGCGTTCCCCGACGCCCGCCCCTCCGCGTAACACCACACGATCGGGGGTCGTGTCAGCCGCCCGGACGAGCCTCCCGCTGGGCCACACTTGCGGCCGGACGCCGCACTCGGGGCGTGGCCGAGGAGGTTTCGATGGTCATTTCCATCTCTGTGGTGGTGCTGCTCCTGATCCTGGCCGTGATCTTCATGCGCAACGGCGCGCTGAAGGTCTCGCACGCCCTGGTCTGCATGCTGCTCGGCTTCTTCCTGGCCGGCACCAGCATGGCGCCCACCATCCACGACGGGTTCACCGCGACCGCCGACCTGGTGAGCAGCCTGCAACCCTGAGCGCGCCGTGCCCGTCCCGGCGGCCCGGGCGTCGTCCGCCCGTCAGGGCTCGCGCAACGACTGCGGGAGTCGCGTCGAGCGCGCGCACAGGTCCGCGCGGTTGGCGGCGCCCGTCTTGGTCATCAGGCTGGCGATGTGCTTCTCGGCCGTGCGCGGGGAGATGAACAGCCGGTCGGCGATGTCCTTGTTGCTCAGCCGGTCGGCGAGGAGCCGGAACACCTCGAACTCCCGCACGGTGACGCCGAGGGCCCGCAGTTGCTCGGGGATGCCGTTCGTGCCGGTGCGGTGCTGGTGCACGGGCGCCCCCAGCCGGCGCAGGGCGGCCCGGCAGGCGTTCGTGACGGCCGGCACGCCCCGCTCGTGGAAGTAGTGTTCGGCCCGCCGGAGCCAGGCGACCGGTTCGCCCCAGCCGTCCTCGTGCGCCGCGTCCGCGACCAGCCGCAGGCCCAGGTGCAGGGCGGCCGGGTAGTCGGCGGCCTCCCGCAGCGCCGTGGCGATCCTCTCGGCCGCCGGCCCGGGCCGGCCCTCCCGGCCCAGCAGGACGGCGTCGGCGAGCGTGACGAACTGGCGGTTCCACCGCATGCGCCCGACCGCCGTGGAGGCGATCTCGTCGTGCCGGGCGCGGTCCGCGTCCCCGGCCAGCACGTCCAGCAGCAGTCCCACCCCGTGCGTGCCGCTGAGGTGGTAGGTGCTGGGGTTGCGCTGTTCCAGTACCGACACCGCCCTCAACTCCGCCCGGGTCAGCTCCCGGTCCTCCTCCATCAGGGCGCAGAAGGCGCGGGCCATGCCCAGGGTGAGCGGTTCCTCCTGGGAGCCGGCCCCCTCCCAGTCGGCGAACGCCTCCAAGGCGGCCTCCATCGCCCGCCGGTCGCCCAGGTGGGCCTCCAGCGACGCCAGCGACATGAGTACGTACCGGACGACCGGGGCGAGCCTGAGCCGGCGGACGACCGCCAGGCACTCGGCGGCGGCCTCCCGCGTCGACCCGTACGCGCCGCGCATCACGCCGTCCAGGACGAGGATGCCGTCGACGGTGTGCACGATGCTGACCGAGCCCAGCCGCAGCGCCTCCTCGCGGGCGGCCAGCAGCCCCGTGGTGTCGCCCTCCGCCAGCCAGTCGTTGCCGCCGATGCGGGTCGCCGCGTACATCCGCCGCAGCGGGAGCCGGTGCCGTTCGGCCGTCGTCAGGGCCTGTTCGAGCATCGCCCGGGACCCGTCGGGATCC
This is a stretch of genomic DNA from Streptomyces sp. TG1A-8. It encodes these proteins:
- a CDS encoding phosphatidylinositol-specific phospholipase C/glycerophosphodiester phosphodiesterase family protein, with the translated sequence MAPTTRRRAPTTLGAALAGTAALPAARARALGGHRGLRPLRHAHAHNDYDHPRPLLDALDHRFGSVEADVFLVGDRLLIGHAAELDPARTLESLHLDPLAARVRANRGRVYRGWHRSVQLLVDIKTEGSSAYRELDRHLRRHPHLFTTCARGRVHPGPVTVVVSGDRAARAPMEAQGERRAFHDGRLTDLGSAAPASFAPLISDNRTLHFTWQGEGPFPDAERRKLRSIAGAAHAHGQRVRFRATPDTPGPARDALSTELLATGVDFPNTDDLAGLEAFPDARPSA
- a CDS encoding acyl-CoA dehydrogenase family protein; its protein translation is MTDLLYSEEEEALRAAVRDLLTDHCAAADVIARTESDAPHDLALWKSLADGMGLAGLLVPEAQGGHGATHREAAVVLEELGRAVAPVPYLTSAVVATEALLACGDGELLGRLASGRTLAALAVGLHTAPGTAPKTARRDGGALHGELTAVADAAVADVLLVPADDGGLYAVAADAVTVTAQVCLDPTRPLATVTLTSAPGRRIGDAEPAVRRALRAGAGLLASEQLGVAEWALTETVRYLKERKQFNRPVGGFQALKHRLAQLWLEVVNLRAAARAAADALSGGADTDIPVAVAQAYAAPAAVRAAEEALQLHGGIGMTWEHPVHLHLKRAKADSIAYGTAGAHREALAELVDLRAP
- a CDS encoding acyl-CoA dehydrogenase family protein, encoding MTDAGELRRRTRELLAEHPPASTGRLEFLQARFDAGLAWVHYPEGLGGLGAPRSLQAVVDAELEAAGAPDNDPRRIGIGLGMAAPTILEYGTEEQKRRHLRPLWTGEEVWCQLFSEPGAGSDLAALGTRAVREGDEWVVDGQKVWTSSAHLARWAILIARTDPGVPKHAGITYFLCDMTDPGVEVRPLRQITGEAEFNEVFLTGVRIPDSRRLGEVGDGWRVAQTTLMNERVSIGGMRLPREGGMIGLVAKTWRERPELRTHELHQRLLKLWVEAEVSRLTAERLRQQLAVGQPGYEGSGMKLAFARLNQEISGLEVELRGEEGLLYDDWTMRRPELVDFTGRDAGYRYLRAKGNSIEGGTSEVLLNIVAERVLGLPAEPRTDKDLAWKDLAR
- a CDS encoding NADPH:quinone oxidoreductase family protein, which gives rise to MQAWQVHENGEPGEVMRLAEVERPVPGDGQVLLRVRAANVNFPDTLLCRGQYQVRPPLPFTPGVEVCAETEDGRRVIATPALPYGGFAEYAVADARALLPAPGSLDDAEAAALHIGYQTGWFGLHRRAHLEAGETLLVHAAAGGVGSAAVQLGKAAGATVIGVVGGADKVAVARELGCDAVVDRRAEDVVAAVKEATGGRGADVVYDPVGGEAYAQSAKLVAFEGRIVVVGFASGTIPNPGLNHALVKNYSILGLHWGLYAAKDPGLVLHCHERLTELAARGAVKPLVSERVPLEEAAAAVQRVADGVTTGRIAVQLENGAAA